In one window of Brassica rapa cultivar Chiifu-401-42 chromosome A07, CAAS_Brap_v3.01, whole genome shotgun sequence DNA:
- the LOC103831540 gene encoding glutathione S-transferase U11: MGLLSGVNNDEYVRLLGAWPSPFVLRTRIALNLKRVPYEYLEEEDTLNSESVLNYNPVHKQIPILIHGNKPIRESLNIVMYVDETWLSGPPILPSDPFDRAVARFWDVYIDEHCFTSINGVAVAKDEEERKMAIAKLEQCMALLEETFQECSKGRGFFGGDNIGFIDIGFGSMLGPLKVLEKFSGVKFIHPENTPGLFNWADRFYAHEAVKPVMPDIEKLVEFARLKFNTSIFK, from the exons atggGTCTATTGAGTGGTGTTAACAATGATGAGTACGTAAGGCTATTAGGAGCATGGCCTAGCCCTTTCGTGCTGAGGACTCGGATCGCACTTAACCTAAAGCGTGTACCGTACGAGTATCTCGAAGAAGAAGATACTTTGAATTCGGAGAGCGTGTTAAACTACAACCCCGTCCATAAACAGATCCCCATCCTCATCCATGGAAACAAACCAATCCGTGAATCACTCAACATCGTCATGTACGTCGATGAAACTTGGCTCTCCGGCCCTCCGATACTTCCTTCTGATCCCTTTGATCGTGCCGTTGCTCGTTTTTGGGACGTCTACATTGACGAACAC TGTTTCACATCAATCAATGGAGTGGCGGTAGCAAAGGACGAGGAGGAAAGAAAGATGGCAATAGCGAAGCTAGAGCAGTGTATGGCTCTTTTGGAAGAAACGTTTCAAGAATGCAGCAAAGGAAGAGGCTTCTTTGGTGGAGACAACATAGGATTCATCGATATCGGTTTCGGGTCGATGTTGGGTCCTCTTAAGGTTCTTGAGAAATTTTCAGGCGTCAAGTTCATACATCCAGAGAACACGCCAGGTCTTTTCAATTGGGCAGACAGATTCTACGCCCATGAAGCAGTCAAGCCTGTCATGCCCGATATCGAAAAACTGGTCGAGTTCGCTAGGCTTAAGTTCAATACTTCAATCTTTAAATAA
- the LOC103831542 gene encoding protein SHORT HYPOCOTYL IN WHITE LIGHT 1, with the protein MALSATTLSSSSLRLINVSRRFVSAAPFSLDSTFHLRRRVKRPLASNRSSQSRRRYESDDRFFFDGYEYDDDDEEDDYERESSVDLLVRFVTSMFKKASKRAKKASRRVLPAAMSPRLVSFAVDGILLLGSLSITRAFLEVICGLGGTVFTVILLIRLFWTGASFFQNYGNSFGPNPL; encoded by the exons ATGGCTTTATCAGCTACAACCTTATCATCATCGTCGCTGCGACTGATCAATGTCTCACGCAGATTCGTCTCTGCAGCTCCTTTCTCTCTTGACTCTACCTTCCACCTCCGACGACGCGTGAAACGGCCACTCGCTTCGAACCGTAGCTCTCAG TCGCGTAGGCGATACGAATCGGACGATCGATTCTTCTTCGACGGGTACGAATACGATGACGACGACGAAGAGGATGATTACGAGAGGGAGAGCAGCGTGGATCTTCTGGTGAGATTCGTAACAAGTATGTTCAAGAAGGCCTCTAAGCGAGCTAAAAAGGCCTCGCGTCGTGTTTTGCCAGCCGCCATGTCTCCTCGACTC GTGTCTTTTGCAGTAGATGGGATATTGCTATTGGGTTCGCTTTCTATCACGAGAGCGTTTCTTGAG GTAATATGCGGTCTTGGAGGAACAGTCTTTACGGTTATTCTGTTGATCCGGTTGTTCTGGACAGGAGCTTCCTTTTTCCAGAATTACGGCAACTCTTTTGGACCAAACCCGCTATAA